A genomic segment from Macrobrachium rosenbergii isolate ZJJX-2024 chromosome 30, ASM4041242v1, whole genome shotgun sequence encodes:
- the LOC136854862 gene encoding lectin-like produces MKLPATAGQRSVAHQMRSSEDEGSLRVSIRHSYGDRPNLRQPALLYSPGRILRGARRRIQANPRRGGGGGGGFKPVQVVSHGGGLGGGLVDKSYGGSDYHFSWRHDGGQKYEWGPANHYCAKLGPGWYGVSIESYDEDKFIDSIIGGDNVEYIWTGGSFEGYGWKWASGAPFEGLDWSHTGGAGIPQPDNREDGKEFCLAVLNYFYQDGITWHDVACHHLKPIICERRSHTYG; encoded by the exons ATGAAGGCAGTCTTCGTGTTAGCATTCGTCACAGCTATGGCGACCGCCCAAATCTACGGCAGCCGGCCCTCCTATACTCCCCCGGGAGGATTCTACGTGGCGCCCGCCGGAGGATCCAGGCCAATCcacggagaggaggaggaggaggaggaggatttaaaCCAGTGCAAGTGGTTTCGCACGGCGGAGGATTAGGCGGTGGGCTG GTCGACAAATCCTACGGAGGCAGCGACTACCACTTCTCCTGGCGCCATGATGGTGGCCAGAAGTACGAGTGGGGTCCTGCCAACCACTACTGCGCCAAGCTGGGTCCCGGGTGGTACGGCGTCAGCATCGAGAGCTACGACGAAGACAAGTTCATCGACAGCATCATCGgcggag ATAATGTGGAGTACATCTGGACCGGAGGCAGTTTCGAGGGATACGGGTGGAAGTGGGCCTCCGGCGCCCCATTCGAAGGTCTTGACTGGTCCCATACTGGAGG CGCTGGCATCCCTCAGCCGGACAACAGGGAGGACGGGAAGGAGTTCTGCCTCGCCGTGCTGAACTACTTCTACCAGGACGGCATCACCTGGCACGATGTGGCATGCCACCACCTCAAGCCTATCATCTGTGAGAGGAGGAGCCACACCTACGGTTAA